The window AACTCGGCTATTTATTGAGGGTCAGAAATTTTTGATGTTGGAAGATTATGATAAGGCATATTTTTACTTTCAAAAGGCAAGAGAAATAGCTCCTGAAGAACCTGCGATCAATTTCAAAATTGCAGAAATCCTTCTTAAGGCAAATCAGGTTGAGAATGCTTTAGAATACGGAATGCAAGCTGTAGAAGCTGAACCGGACAATAAGTACTACAATCTCCTCATGGCAGAAGGTTTCAGCAAGCAAAATCAACCACTCAAGGCAGCTGAAATCATTGAGAGTTTAATGGAAAGCTCTGGTGAAAATCAAAATTACATCTTAGAATTAGCCTCTCTATATCTTAGTGCAAATGAATTTGACTTAGCCCTTGACGCTTTGGATCGGGCAGAAGAATATTATGGTGTGGTAGAGCAACTTGTGACACAAAAACAAAGGATTTACCTTCGAAAAAACAACCTTCAAAAAGCGATCGAAGAAGGTGAAAAATTGATTTCATCAAATCCTGGAAATTCAAATTATGTATTAGCGTTAGTAGAAATTCTTTTCAACAATGGGAAGACCAGAGATGCTATTAAAGTAATCGAAACTTCACTTGAAACTTATCCAAATCAGCCCGATTTACAAATGGGTGCTTATGCTCTTTACAAAGATTTGGGGGAGCTACAAACTGCAGAGAGTTTAATGCTGGAAGCATTCTCAAACCCTGATTTAGATGGATTAGTCAAAGCACAAGCATTCTCAGATGTGCTTCAAGAAATAAAAACAGAAAAAAGAGAAAGCCTCTTAGACGAACTTGAGGCAAGCATGTTAAAAAGTAATCCCAATGATCCCAATGTTTTGACCGTAATTGGTGACAGAAGACTTTTCAATGAAGATAAAATTGCTGCTTTAGAGTACTATAAAAAATCTGCGGCAATCAATCCAAACAATGCTCAAGTGCTTCAGGGAATAATTACCATCATGTTTGAAACTGGTAGTGATTTTGAAGAAATAGAAAAGTACACCATCATAGCTGTTGATGAATTTCCAGAAAGACCAGAGTTCTGGTATTTTGATGGAACAGCCAAATCTGCTTTAGAAAAAGGCACAGAAGCTGCAGAATCGCTCAATGAATCTCTCAAACTCAATCAAAGTAAAAATAAACAGCTTGAATTATTGATATATGGACAATTAGGCGATGTATATCACAGCTTGGACAAAAAAGAAGAAGCGTATGAGTCTTATGAAAAAGTCCTGAAAGAAAGACCTAATGACGAACATGTGTTAAATAATTATGCTTACTTCCTTTCTCTTTCAAAAAAAGACCTTGAAAAAGCAAAATCCATGTCAGAAAAATTAGTCAAGATTTATCCTGATAATGCCACTTATCTCGACACACATGCATGGGTTCTTTTCCAATTGCAGGATTATGAAAATGCTAAAATTTTTATGGAAAAAGCTTTAAAAACTGAAGCCTCTCCTAGTGGGATCATGTTAGAGCACTATGGTGATATTCTCTATCATTTAGGCAATAGAAATGAAGCAATTAGCTTTTGGAAAAAAGCAGAGGGTGGAGAGGAAACCACAGATTTACTATTCAAAAAAATAAAGGATCAAAGATATTATGACTAGGATACTTTTAGGAAGTTTTATCCTTCTTTTTCTACTAGCTTCTGGTTGTGCAAAAAAACCAAATCTTTATATCTCAGACGAAGTCATGCAGGAATTTGAACCTGCTTACTTTAATTTTTCTTACA is drawn from Belliella baltica DSM 15883 and contains these coding sequences:
- a CDS encoding tetratricopeptide repeat protein, yielding MNSQKSIFLFILSCFILFNTATAQKRLSKKERKQIIEETKTTRLFIEGQKFLMLEDYDKAYFYFQKAREIAPEEPAINFKIAEILLKANQVENALEYGMQAVEAEPDNKYYNLLMAEGFSKQNQPLKAAEIIESLMESSGENQNYILELASLYLSANEFDLALDALDRAEEYYGVVEQLVTQKQRIYLRKNNLQKAIEEGEKLISSNPGNSNYVLALVEILFNNGKTRDAIKVIETSLETYPNQPDLQMGAYALYKDLGELQTAESLMLEAFSNPDLDGLVKAQAFSDVLQEIKTEKRESLLDELEASMLKSNPNDPNVLTVIGDRRLFNEDKIAALEYYKKSAAINPNNAQVLQGIITIMFETGSDFEEIEKYTIIAVDEFPERPEFWYFDGTAKSALEKGTEAAESLNESLKLNQSKNKQLELLIYGQLGDVYHSLDKKEEAYESYEKVLKERPNDEHVLNNYAYFLSLSKKDLEKAKSMSEKLVKIYPDNATYLDTHAWVLFQLQDYENAKIFMEKALKTEASPSGIMLEHYGDILYHLGNRNEAISFWKKAEGGEETTDLLFKKIKDQRYYD